In Gymnogyps californianus isolate 813 chromosome 1, ASM1813914v2, whole genome shotgun sequence, the following are encoded in one genomic region:
- the SLC25A30 gene encoding kidney mitochondrial carrier protein 1: MSALNWKPFIYGGLASITAECGTFPIDLTKTRLQVQGQVNDAKYKEIRYRGMVHALVRICREEGLKALYSGIAPAMLRQASYGTIKIGTYQSLKRMFVEHPEDETLMINVLCGILSGVISSSIANPTDVLKIRMQAQGSVIQGGMMGNFIQIYQKEGTKGLWKGVSLTAQRAAIVVGVELPVYDLTKKHIIMSGFMGDTVYTHFLSSFTCGLAGALASNPIDVVRTRMMNQRSQQHGGHSNYKGTLDCLLQTWKNEGFFALYKGFWPNWLRLGPWNIIFFLTYEQLKKLDF, from the exons ATGTCAGCACTAAACTGGAAGCCCTTTATCTATGGAGGTTTAGCATCAATCACTGCAGAATGTG gtACTTTCCCCATTGATCTGACTAAAACACGTCTGCAGGTTCAAGGTCAAGTTAATGATGCCAAATATAAAGAGATCCGCTACCGTGGAATGGTGCATGCGTTAGTCAGAATATGCAGAGAAGAAGGACTGAAAGCCTTATACTCTGG GATTGCACCTGCAATGCTACGGCAAGCTTCATATGGAACTATAAAAATAGGCACTTACCAGAGCTTAAAAAGAATGTTTGTTGAGCATCCAGAAG ATGAAACCCTGATGATAAATGTTCTATGTGGCATTCTTTCGGGAGTAATCTCATCATCTATTGCCAACCCTACAGATGTCTTAAAG ATCAGAATGCAAGCCCAAGGTAGTGTGATTCAAGGAGGAATGATGGGCAACTTCATACAGATCTACCAAAAGGAAGGCACTAAAGGATTATGGAAG GGAGTATCATTGACAGCACAGAGAGCTGCTATTGTTGTTGGAGTGGAACTGCCAGTATATGACCTTACCAAGAAGCACATAATTATGTCTGGATTTATGGGAGATACAGTATATACTCACTTCCT CTCAAGTTTTACTTGTGGGTTAGCTGGAGCCCTTGCATCCAACCCAATTGATGTTGTGAGAACACGCATGATGAATCAGAGAAGCCAACAACATGGAGGACACTCAAACTACAAGGGTACTTTGGATTGCTTGTTACAA acatggAAGAATGAAGGCTTTTTTGCTCTATATAAAGGGTTTTGGCCAAACTGGTTAAGACTTGGTCCTTGGAATATCATT TTCTTTCTGACATAtgaacagctgaagaaattagACTTCTGA